In Pseudonocardia cypriaca, a single genomic region encodes these proteins:
- a CDS encoding response regulator transcription factor — translation MRILVVDDDRSVRESLRRSLAFNGYQVELASDGQAALDAVLAQRPDAMVLDVMMPRLDGLEVCRRMRAAGDELPILVLTARDAVSDRVAGLDAGADDYLPKPFALEELLARLRALLRRRSPDDIAAAAAGQSKPLEYADLSLDPDTREVRRGDRPISLTRTEFTLLELLLANPRRVLTRSQILEQVWGYDFPTTGNALEVYVGYLRRKTEAEGEPRLIHTVRGVGYVLRDTPP, via the coding sequence ATGCGCATCCTCGTCGTCGACGACGACCGATCAGTACGGGAGTCGCTGCGCCGTTCACTGGCCTTCAACGGCTACCAGGTCGAGCTCGCGAGCGACGGCCAGGCAGCCCTCGATGCCGTGCTCGCGCAGCGCCCCGACGCGATGGTCCTCGACGTGATGATGCCCCGCCTCGACGGGCTCGAGGTGTGCCGGCGGATGCGCGCGGCGGGCGACGAGCTGCCGATCCTCGTGCTCACGGCCCGCGACGCCGTCTCCGACCGGGTGGCGGGCCTCGACGCGGGCGCCGACGACTACCTGCCCAAGCCGTTCGCGCTCGAGGAGCTGCTCGCCCGGCTGCGTGCGTTGCTGCGGCGCCGCTCCCCGGACGACATCGCCGCCGCGGCCGCTGGGCAGAGCAAGCCGCTGGAGTACGCCGATCTCTCGCTCGACCCCGACACGCGCGAGGTCCGGCGTGGTGACCGGCCGATCAGCCTCACCCGCACCGAGTTCACGTTGCTGGAACTGCTGCTCGCCAACCCGCGCCGGGTGCTCACCCGATCCCAGATCCTGGAGCAGGTCTGGGGCTACGACTTCCCGACCACCGGCAACGCGCTGGAGGTCTACGTCGGCTACCTGCGACGCAAGACCGAGGCCGAGGGTGAGCCGCGCCTGATCCACACCGTGCGCGGCGTCGGGTACGTCCTGCGCGACACGCCGCCGTGA
- a CDS encoding SIR2 family NAD-dependent protein deacylase, with product MDVSSLVEVAPRERFARVCALTGAGISVAAGLGTFRGPDGLWTLSPEVERAMHAHLLPGNVDALWDVWGGMWKTAAAAGPTQAHRALAAAGASVITQNVDGLHQAAGSVDVVELHGSAGRARCLDEAFCGWAGPADEALRAAPPQCARCTEPARPAVVLFGEMLDPEALGAARRLVSACDLFLAIGTSGRVAPASWLAPTARAAGAFCVNVDLHPDGPVDPAFHARVVGDAQDVLAEWAR from the coding sequence TTGGACGTCAGCAGTCTCGTCGAGGTCGCACCGCGGGAGCGGTTCGCGCGGGTCTGCGCCCTCACCGGCGCGGGGATCAGCGTGGCGGCCGGGCTCGGGACGTTCCGGGGGCCGGACGGGCTCTGGACGCTCTCGCCCGAGGTCGAGCGGGCCATGCACGCCCACCTGCTGCCCGGGAACGTCGACGCGCTGTGGGACGTGTGGGGCGGGATGTGGAAGACGGCGGCGGCCGCCGGGCCGACGCAGGCGCATCGGGCGCTCGCGGCGGCCGGGGCGTCGGTGATCACCCAGAACGTCGATGGCCTGCACCAGGCCGCGGGCTCGGTCGACGTCGTCGAACTGCACGGCTCTGCGGGCCGGGCCCGCTGCCTCGACGAGGCGTTCTGCGGCTGGGCGGGGCCCGCCGACGAAGCGTTGCGCGCCGCTCCTCCGCAGTGCGCGCGGTGCACCGAGCCGGCCCGCCCGGCCGTCGTCCTGTTCGGCGAGATGCTCGACCCGGAGGCGCTCGGCGCGGCCCGGCGGCTGGTCTCGGCGTGCGACCTCTTCCTCGCGATCGGCACGTCCGGTCGGGTGGCGCCCGCGTCATGGCTGGCGCCCACCGCCCGGGCGGCCGGGGCGTTCTGCGTGAACGTCGACCTGCACCCGGACGGCCCCGTCGACCCCGCCTTCCACGCCCGCGTCGTCGGGGACGCCCAGGACGTGCTGGCGGAGTGGGCGCGCTAG
- a CDS encoding RrF2 family transcriptional regulator has protein sequence MPGPTNTRFAVAVHVLTYLAGVEERAVSSDELSASTNVNPVYVRRVLGPLRDAGLVRSRPGPHGGWELTIDARNLPLSRVWQLMQDGHAVLGLHGPDPACAVGRRVQAALVALDSRVAGAITAELEQLTLHDLLADEPSPARPRV, from the coding sequence GTGCCCGGTCCGACCAACACCCGATTCGCCGTCGCCGTGCACGTGCTGACCTATCTCGCAGGTGTCGAGGAGCGAGCGGTCAGTTCCGACGAGCTGTCGGCCAGCACGAACGTCAACCCCGTCTACGTGCGCCGCGTCCTGGGTCCGTTGCGCGATGCGGGCCTGGTGCGATCACGTCCCGGCCCTCACGGGGGCTGGGAACTGACCATCGACGCCCGCAACCTCCCGCTGTCGCGGGTCTGGCAGCTGATGCAGGACGGACATGCGGTGCTGGGCCTGCACGGCCCGGATCCGGCCTGTGCGGTGGGGCGCAGGGTGCAGGCCGCGCTCGTGGCTCTCGACAGCCGGGTGGCCGGCGCGATCACTGCCGAGCTCGAACAGCTCACGCTGCACGACCTCCTCGCCGACGAGCCGTCGCCGGCCCGACCGCGGGTCTGA